In one Janibacter cremeus genomic region, the following are encoded:
- a CDS encoding TIGR03936 family radical SAM-associated protein, which produces MAKQRTPEGPPPPPPVQKLRIQYARRGRLRYSSTRDFGRALERALRRSGVPMAYSAGFHPHPKISYANGAPTGAASEAEYFEISVTEQVDPAAVATALDEALPEGLDIVAVVEARPGSLADRLQASRWELRFPGVDPAELETAVAGFLAEERIEVERMFKRGMKSYDARGPVEWARTGVAEDGCAILEMVVRHTTPAVRPDDVLSAITAATSFAPPRSPIATRLAQGIWSSETESVADPLATD; this is translated from the coding sequence ATGGCCAAGCAACGCACCCCCGAGGGGCCGCCCCCGCCGCCGCCGGTCCAGAAGCTGCGCATCCAGTACGCCCGGCGCGGACGGTTGCGCTACTCCTCGACCCGTGACTTCGGCCGGGCGCTGGAGCGCGCGCTGCGCCGCTCCGGGGTGCCGATGGCCTACTCGGCCGGGTTCCACCCGCACCCGAAGATCTCCTACGCCAACGGCGCACCCACGGGGGCGGCGAGCGAGGCGGAGTACTTCGAGATCTCGGTGACCGAGCAGGTCGACCCCGCCGCCGTGGCCACGGCCCTGGACGAGGCGCTGCCCGAGGGGCTGGACATCGTCGCGGTCGTCGAGGCGCGCCCGGGGTCGCTCGCGGACCGGTTGCAGGCCAGTCGCTGGGAGCTGCGCTTCCCCGGCGTGGACCCGGCCGAGCTGGAGACGGCGGTCGCCGGATTCCTCGCCGAGGAACGCATCGAGGTCGAGCGGATGTTCAAGCGTGGGATGAAGTCCTACGACGCGCGCGGACCGGTCGAGTGGGCGCGTACCGGGGTCGCCGAGGACGGTTGTGCGATACTGGAGATGGTCGTGCGGCACACCACACCTGCCGTACGCCCCGACGACGTCCTCAGCGCGATCACCGCTGCCACCTCGTTCGCGCCGCCGCGGTCGCCGATCGCGACCCGGTTGGCGCAGGGGATCTGGAGCAGCGAGACCGAGAGCGTGGCCGATCCACTGGCCACCGACTGA
- a CDS encoding Rne/Rng family ribonuclease, with the protein MAPENEHAEESTEATAPADQPEQTEDEQTEDEQTPEQAPAAAPGFGLLFQPPTPVAAPPRRQRDPEPYDDEDEDEQDSARDSDDSDTPQGDDSDNQQGEGGRNRRRRRGGRGRNRSSDSSDGPDSDDDGSSGSGSSKSSSKDSPKETSKDSSKDSSDDSSDDEDDDQKSSGGRGRGRGRGRGRGNGSSGQDERSSDSGDDDNDNDDDSDTDSGDEDQSSGSSRRRRRRRRGGGGSGGGNGGGSGGGNGGGGSGQDDPPGTVTKVRESRRSEPQAIKGSTRLEAKKQRRREGREAGRRRTVITEAEFLARRESVERVMVVRQQGDRTQIGVLEDGVLVEHYVSRETTSTMVGNVYLGRVQNVLPSMEAAFIDIGKGRNAVLYAGEVNWDAQGVGNGQARRIENALSSGDSVLVQVTKDPIGHKGARLTSQVSLPGRYLVYVPEGNMTGISRKLPDTERSRLKSILKQVVPDSSGVIVRTAAEGASEQELTADVERLTKAWSRISDKAEAKKGKKTSAGGAPTLLHAEPDMTVRVIRDIFNEDFAKMVVSGDGAWEEIKRYVDDVAPDLADRLEKWTGDRDVFAEHRIDEGISKAMDRKVWLPSGGSLVIDRTEAMTVVDVNTGKFTGSGGNLEETVTKNNLEAAEEIVRQLRLRDIGGIIVVDFIDMVLEANRDLVVRRLLECLGRDRTKHQVAEVTSLGLVQMTRKRVGSGLIDVFSENCEACNGRGIIVHNEPVAHDHGGNGGGGSGSGGGGGGKSRRGRGKGGSDKDPQPKPAPEEERDANGRTAAQIAAAAHAAAVKSIAEPGAGEDVAVGDPGARTPALEPEEPKKGEAPEPEPEAPAPEPAVVEATPEAAPEPEPEKKPARRRAGRRAASSAGAPVALEPVDLTAPAATASAPLTSIAGESGEAPTTPVADPPAEPATPPRRKRKRVTAQAGPPAPEATD; encoded by the coding sequence ATGGCTCCCGAGAACGAGCACGCCGAGGAATCGACCGAGGCCACCGCCCCGGCCGACCAGCCCGAGCAGACCGAGGACGAGCAGACCGAGGACGAGCAGACCCCGGAGCAGGCGCCCGCCGCCGCACCGGGCTTCGGGCTCCTCTTCCAGCCGCCCACCCCCGTCGCCGCCCCGCCCCGCCGTCAGCGCGACCCGGAGCCGTACGACGACGAGGACGAGGACGAGCAGGACTCCGCCCGGGACTCCGACGACAGCGACACCCCGCAGGGTGACGACTCGGACAACCAGCAGGGCGAAGGGGGCCGCAACCGGCGTCGCCGCCGTGGCGGGCGCGGTCGCAACCGCTCCTCCGACTCCTCCGACGGCCCCGACTCCGACGACGACGGCTCGAGCGGGTCGGGCTCCTCCAAGAGCTCGTCCAAGGACTCGCCGAAGGAGACCTCGAAGGATTCCTCGAAGGACTCTTCGGACGACTCCTCCGACGACGAGGACGACGACCAGAAGTCCTCCGGTGGACGTGGCCGCGGCCGCGGCCGGGGTCGAGGCCGCGGCAACGGCTCTTCGGGGCAGGACGAGCGCTCGTCCGACTCCGGCGATGACGACAACGACAACGACGACGACTCCGACACCGACTCGGGCGACGAGGACCAGTCCTCGGGCAGCTCGCGTCGTCGGCGCCGTCGCCGCCGTGGTGGCGGCGGCAGTGGTGGTGGCAACGGCGGCGGCAGCGGTGGCGGAAACGGTGGTGGCGGCTCCGGGCAGGACGACCCGCCCGGGACCGTGACCAAGGTCCGCGAGTCGCGCCGCAGCGAGCCGCAGGCCATCAAGGGCAGCACCCGCCTGGAGGCGAAGAAGCAGCGTCGCCGCGAGGGCCGCGAGGCCGGTCGGCGCCGCACGGTCATCACCGAGGCAGAGTTCCTCGCCCGCCGCGAGAGCGTTGAGCGGGTCATGGTCGTGCGCCAGCAGGGTGACCGCACCCAGATCGGCGTCCTCGAGGACGGCGTGCTCGTCGAGCACTACGTCTCCCGGGAGACGACCTCGACGATGGTCGGCAATGTCTACCTCGGCCGCGTGCAGAACGTGCTGCCGAGCATGGAGGCCGCCTTCATCGACATCGGCAAGGGCCGCAACGCGGTGCTCTACGCCGGTGAGGTCAACTGGGACGCGCAGGGTGTCGGCAACGGCCAGGCCCGGCGGATCGAGAACGCCCTCTCCTCCGGCGACTCGGTCCTCGTCCAGGTGACGAAGGACCCGATCGGCCACAAGGGCGCGCGACTGACCTCGCAGGTCTCCCTCCCCGGGCGCTACCTGGTCTACGTGCCCGAGGGCAACATGACCGGCATCTCCCGCAAGCTGCCCGACACCGAGCGCTCACGCCTGAAGTCCATCCTCAAGCAGGTCGTCCCGGACAGCTCCGGCGTCATCGTGCGCACCGCCGCCGAGGGGGCCTCCGAGCAGGAGCTGACCGCCGACGTCGAGCGGCTGACGAAGGCCTGGTCGAGGATCAGCGACAAGGCCGAGGCCAAGAAGGGCAAGAAGACCTCCGCGGGCGGCGCCCCGACGCTCCTGCACGCCGAGCCGGACATGACCGTGCGCGTCATCCGCGACATCTTCAACGAGGACTTCGCGAAGATGGTCGTCTCCGGCGACGGTGCGTGGGAGGAGATCAAGCGCTACGTCGACGACGTCGCCCCCGATCTGGCCGACCGCCTCGAGAAGTGGACCGGCGACCGGGACGTCTTCGCCGAGCACCGCATCGACGAGGGGATCTCCAAGGCGATGGACCGCAAGGTCTGGCTGCCCTCGGGTGGTTCGCTCGTCATCGACCGCACCGAGGCGATGACCGTCGTCGACGTCAACACCGGCAAGTTCACCGGCTCCGGGGGCAACCTCGAGGAGACGGTGACGAAGAACAACCTGGAGGCCGCCGAGGAGATCGTGCGGCAGCTGCGGTTGCGCGACATCGGCGGCATCATCGTCGTCGACTTCATCGACATGGTCCTCGAGGCCAACCGCGACCTCGTCGTCCGGCGCCTGCTGGAGTGCCTGGGGCGCGACCGCACCAAGCACCAGGTCGCCGAGGTCACCTCGCTCGGCCTGGTCCAGATGACGCGCAAGCGGGTCGGTTCCGGCCTCATCGACGTCTTCTCCGAGAACTGCGAGGCCTGCAACGGCCGCGGCATCATCGTCCACAACGAGCCGGTGGCCCACGACCACGGCGGCAACGGCGGCGGTGGCTCCGGCAGCGGTGGCGGTGGCGGCGGCAAGTCCCGACGGGGCCGCGGCAAGGGCGGCAGCGACAAGGACCCGCAGCCGAAGCCCGCGCCCGAGGAGGAGAGGGACGCCAACGGGCGCACCGCGGCCCAGATCGCGGCCGCTGCCCACGCGGCCGCGGTCAAGAGCATCGCCGAGCCCGGCGCCGGCGAGGACGTCGCTGTCGGCGACCCGGGGGCGAGGACCCCCGCACTGGAGCCGGAGGAGCCGAAGAAGGGCGAGGCGCCCGAGCCCGAGCCCGAGGCGCCCGCCCCCGAGCCGGCGGTCGTGGAGGCAACCCCCGAGGCTGCCCCCGAGCCCGAGCCCGAGAAGAAGCCGGCTCGACGTCGTGCCGGTCGCCGTGCGGCCTCCAGCGCGGGTGCCCCGGTGGCTCTCGAGCCGGTCGACCTGACCGCCCCCGCGGCCACCGCGAGCGCACCGCTGACGTCGATCGCGGGGGAGAGCGGGGAAGCCCCCACGACCCCCGTCGCCGACCCCCCGGCCGAGCCGGCCACCCCGCCGCGTCGCAAGCGCAAGCGCGTCACCGCCCAAGCGGGGCCGCCGGCGCCCGAGGCCACGGACTGA
- the rplU gene encoding 50S ribosomal protein L21 — protein MYAIVRAGGRQEKVSVGDTITINSIKGNAGDSVDLKPILVVDGSTVTSDVDALAKVSVTAEVVGAAKGPKIVITRYKNKTGYRRRQGHRQPLTQLKITDIKA, from the coding sequence ATGTACGCGATCGTTCGCGCAGGTGGTCGCCAGGAGAAGGTCTCCGTCGGCGACACCATCACCATCAACTCGATCAAGGGCAACGCCGGCGACAGCGTCGACCTGAAGCCGATCCTCGTCGTCGACGGCTCCACCGTCACCTCCGACGTCGACGCGCTGGCCAAGGTCAGCGTGACCGCCGAGGTCGTCGGGGCCGCCAAGGGTCCGAAGATCGTCATCACCCGGTACAAGAACAAGACCGGTTACCGCCGTCGCCAGGGTCACCGCCAGCCGCTGACCCAGCTGAAGATCACCGACATCAAGGCCTGA
- the rpmA gene encoding 50S ribosomal protein L27, whose product MASKKGVSSTKNGRDSNSQRLGVKRYGGEVIGTGQIIVRQRGTHFHPGDNVGRGGDDTLFALADGEVQFGSKRGRKTVSIVPVGSAG is encoded by the coding sequence ATGGCATCCAAGAAGGGCGTGTCCTCGACCAAGAACGGTCGCGACTCCAACTCCCAGCGCCTCGGTGTGAAGCGTTACGGTGGCGAGGTCATCGGCACCGGTCAGATCATCGTCCGCCAGCGCGGCACCCACTTCCACCCCGGCGACAACGTCGGTCGTGGCGGTGACGACACGCTGTTCGCCCTCGCCGACGGCGAGGTGCAGTTCGGCTCCAAGCGCGGTCGCAAGACCGTGAGCATCGTCCCGGTTGGTTCCGCCGGCTGA
- the obgE gene encoding GTPase ObgE yields MTTFVDRVTLHVEAGKGGHGVASVHREKFKPLGGPDGGNGGHGGDVVLVVDPQVTTLLDYHRSPHRRATNGAPGAGDEKNGANGEDLILPVPEGTVVTDSRGDVLVDLVGPGARFVVATGGRGGLGNRALASRRRKAPGFALLGEPGEATDVVLELKSLADVALIGFPSAGKSSLVSVLSAAKPKIADYPFTTLVPNLGVVTAGDVRYTVADVPGLIPGASEGRGLGLEFLRHVERCSVLVHVIDCATLEPGRDPMTDLDVIEEELSAYVADETLGGQPLSERTRIVVLNKADVPEARELAEMVKPDLEERGIEVFIVSAVAHQGLKELTFAMARHVVEARKQIESDVSPQRVVLRPKAVDDSGFVVRRETTHEGEVFRVIGAKVTRWVHQTDFANDEAIGYLADRLNRAGVEEELTRAGAVAGSTVLIGPEDNAVVFDWEPTLVGGAELLGGRGQDLRLDENTRRTTGERREEFHARKDAQTAAREELRAERASGHWVEDE; encoded by the coding sequence GTGACGACCTTCGTAGACCGGGTCACCCTGCATGTCGAGGCCGGCAAGGGTGGCCACGGTGTCGCCTCCGTGCACCGCGAGAAGTTCAAGCCGCTCGGTGGACCGGACGGCGGCAACGGCGGTCACGGCGGCGACGTCGTGCTCGTCGTCGACCCGCAGGTGACGACCCTCCTCGACTACCACCGCAGCCCGCACCGCCGCGCGACCAACGGGGCGCCCGGCGCCGGGGACGAGAAGAACGGCGCCAACGGCGAGGACCTCATCCTGCCCGTGCCCGAGGGCACCGTCGTGACCGACAGCCGGGGCGATGTGCTCGTCGACCTCGTCGGTCCCGGCGCGCGCTTCGTCGTGGCCACGGGCGGACGCGGTGGCCTGGGCAACCGCGCGCTGGCCAGCCGCCGACGCAAGGCCCCCGGCTTCGCGCTGCTCGGCGAGCCCGGGGAGGCCACCGACGTCGTGCTGGAGCTGAAGTCGCTCGCCGATGTCGCCCTCATCGGCTTCCCGAGTGCCGGCAAGTCCTCGCTCGTCTCGGTGCTCTCGGCGGCCAAGCCGAAGATCGCCGACTACCCCTTCACCACGCTCGTGCCCAACCTCGGCGTCGTCACGGCCGGTGACGTGCGATACACGGTCGCCGACGTGCCCGGACTCATCCCGGGAGCGAGCGAAGGCCGTGGCCTCGGCCTGGAGTTCCTGCGCCACGTCGAGCGGTGCTCGGTGCTCGTCCACGTCATCGACTGCGCGACCCTCGAGCCCGGCCGCGACCCGATGACCGACCTCGACGTCATCGAGGAGGAGCTGTCGGCCTACGTCGCCGACGAGACGCTCGGCGGCCAGCCGCTGTCGGAGCGCACCCGCATCGTCGTGCTCAACAAGGCCGACGTCCCCGAGGCCCGTGAGCTCGCGGAGATGGTCAAGCCGGACCTGGAGGAGCGGGGCATCGAGGTCTTCATCGTCTCGGCCGTGGCGCACCAGGGGCTGAAGGAGCTCACCTTCGCCATGGCGCGCCACGTGGTCGAGGCGCGCAAGCAGATCGAGTCCGACGTCAGCCCGCAGCGGGTCGTGCTGCGGCCGAAGGCCGTCGACGACTCCGGCTTCGTCGTGCGACGGGAGACCACCCACGAGGGCGAGGTCTTCCGCGTCATCGGCGCCAAGGTCACCCGCTGGGTGCACCAGACCGACTTCGCCAACGACGAGGCGATCGGTTACCTCGCCGACCGGCTCAACCGGGCCGGCGTCGAGGAGGAGCTGACCCGGGCGGGTGCCGTCGCCGGGTCCACCGTGCTCATCGGTCCCGAGGACAACGCCGTCGTCTTCGACTGGGAGCCCACCCTCGTCGGTGGCGCCGAGCTGCTCGGTGGCCGCGGGCAGGACCTGCGTCTGGACGAGAACACCCGCCGCACCACCGGCGAGCGCCGGGAGGAGTTCCACGCCCGCAAGGACGCCCAGACCGCAGCGCGCGAGGAGCTGCGCGCCGAGCGGGCGTCCGGCCACTGGGTCGAGGACGAGTGA
- the proB gene encoding glutamate 5-kinase, translated as MKPERARRVVAEARRLVVKVGSSSLTSAAGGELDVARLTALVNALAARHTAGTEVVLVSSGAIAAGIGPLGMATRPRDLARQQAAASVGQGVLLSAYDAAFGRHGHTIGQVLLTVDDVTRRTHYTNARRTLDSLLGIGVVPIVNENDTVATDEIRFGDNDRLAALVAQLIRADALVLLTDVDALYTSSPHDPGAERVPVVEDPRQLAQISISGTGSAVGSGGMTTKVEAATIAHAACIPTVLTSADQVCAAIDGEDVGTVFLPGERSRGSRGLWLAYATSPRGSVQIDEGAVTALRERGRSLLPAGITGVTGSFTDGDPIDVIGPDGVVVARGLVNYTSGELPHLMGRSTRELAAAIGPQYEREVIHRDHLAIL; from the coding sequence GTGAAGCCCGAGCGCGCGCGACGGGTCGTGGCCGAGGCGCGACGTCTCGTCGTCAAGGTCGGCTCGTCGTCCCTGACGAGCGCTGCCGGGGGAGAGCTCGACGTCGCCCGGTTGACCGCGCTGGTCAACGCCCTCGCCGCGCGCCACACTGCCGGCACCGAGGTCGTCCTCGTCTCCTCGGGCGCGATCGCCGCCGGCATCGGCCCGCTGGGGATGGCCACCCGTCCGCGTGACCTGGCCCGCCAGCAGGCCGCGGCAAGCGTCGGGCAGGGCGTGCTGCTGTCCGCCTACGACGCGGCCTTCGGCCGGCACGGGCACACGATCGGCCAGGTGCTGCTCACCGTCGACGACGTCACCCGGCGCACCCACTACACGAATGCCCGGCGCACCCTGGACTCGCTGCTCGGGATCGGTGTCGTCCCGATCGTCAACGAGAACGACACGGTCGCCACCGACGAGATCCGCTTCGGCGACAACGACCGGCTGGCAGCGCTCGTCGCCCAGCTGATCCGCGCAGACGCACTCGTGCTGCTCACCGACGTCGACGCGCTGTACACCTCGTCGCCGCACGACCCCGGTGCCGAGCGGGTCCCCGTCGTGGAGGACCCCAGGCAGCTGGCACAGATCTCCATCAGCGGCACCGGCTCGGCCGTCGGCTCGGGTGGCATGACCACCAAGGTCGAGGCGGCGACGATCGCGCACGCCGCGTGCATCCCGACGGTCCTCACCTCCGCCGACCAGGTCTGCGCGGCGATCGACGGGGAGGACGTCGGCACCGTCTTCCTCCCAGGGGAGCGCTCCCGCGGCTCGCGCGGGCTGTGGTTGGCCTACGCGACCTCGCCCCGCGGGTCGGTGCAGATCGACGAAGGTGCGGTCACCGCCCTTCGCGAGCGGGGCCGCTCACTGCTGCCGGCCGGGATCACCGGGGTGACCGGCTCCTTCACCGACGGGGACCCGATCGACGTCATCGGGCCCGACGGCGTGGTCGTCGCCCGCGGGCTGGTCAACTACACCTCCGGCGAGCTGCCGCACCTCATGGGCCGCTCGACCAGGGAGCTCGCCGCCGCGATCGGCCCGCAGTACGAGCGTGAGGTCATCCACCGGGACCACCTCGCGATCCTCTAG
- the pdxY gene encoding pyridoxal kinase PdxY produces the protein MTTTILSIQSHVAYGHVGNSASVFPMQRLGVEVWPVHTVNFSNHTGYGAWRGPLMDPADVADVITGIGERDALGEVDAVLSGYQGGEGIGATILEAVAEVKAANPEAIYACDPVMGNEKSGCFVHESIPVLLREKVAPKADLITPNQFELGYLTDTQPHTLEETLASVDRAREIGPSTILVTSVLRPDRPEGTIEMLACHDDEAWIVQTPHLPLKANGSGDVTAALFTSHWVRTRSLPEALGRTASSVFDLLSTTLDSGRRELQLVQAQEVYADPRMQFEVTRVR, from the coding sequence GTGACCACGACGATCCTGTCCATCCAGTCCCACGTCGCGTACGGACACGTCGGCAACTCCGCGTCCGTCTTCCCGATGCAGCGCCTCGGTGTCGAGGTGTGGCCGGTCCACACGGTCAACTTCTCCAACCACACCGGCTACGGCGCCTGGCGCGGTCCCCTGATGGACCCGGCGGACGTCGCCGACGTCATCACCGGCATCGGCGAGCGCGATGCCCTCGGCGAGGTCGATGCGGTCCTGTCCGGCTACCAGGGCGGTGAGGGCATCGGCGCGACGATCCTCGAGGCCGTCGCCGAGGTCAAGGCCGCCAACCCCGAGGCGATCTACGCCTGCGACCCGGTCATGGGCAACGAGAAGTCCGGCTGCTTCGTCCACGAGTCGATCCCGGTGCTGCTGCGCGAGAAGGTCGCCCCGAAGGCGGACCTGATCACGCCGAACCAGTTCGAGCTGGGCTACCTCACCGATACGCAGCCGCACACGCTCGAGGAGACGCTCGCCTCGGTCGACCGGGCCCGCGAGATCGGGCCCAGCACCATCCTCGTGACCTCCGTGCTGCGGCCGGACCGCCCCGAGGGCACCATCGAGATGCTCGCCTGCCACGACGACGAGGCGTGGATCGTGCAGACGCCGCACCTGCCGCTGAAGGCCAACGGCTCGGGTGACGTCACCGCCGCCCTCTTCACCAGCCACTGGGTGCGTACGCGCTCGCTGCCCGAGGCGCTCGGCCGGACGGCCTCCTCGGTCTTCGACCTGCTGAGCACGACCCTCGACTCCGGGCGCCGTGAGCTGCAGCTCGTCCAGGCGCAGGAGGTCTACGCCGACCCGCGGATGCAGTTCGAGGTCACGCGGGTGCGCTGA
- a CDS encoding glutamate-5-semialdehyde dehydrogenase, with the protein MTDSTSVVRDLAERARVASRRLALLTRAEKDAALLALADALDAATEEVVAANGEDLARGREGGMATGLLDRLTLDADRVASVAQALRDVAALPDPVGEVVRGSTLANGLQIRQVRVPMGVVGMIYEARPNVTVDAAGLGLKSGNAMILRGGSAAASTNRALVAALRAALAEHGLPQDAVQLLEGDHDAVKALMTARGLVDLLIPRGGAGLIRAVVTESTVPVIETGVGNCHVYVDAGADQDKALAITLNAKTHRPSVCNAAESLLVHAGIAGDFLPRALADLAAAGVTLHGDERTVELAPEGVEVLPATDEDHDCEYLALEMSVAVVDDVDAAMEHVRRHGSGHTEAIVTEDRAAARRWTAEVDAAAVLVNASTRFTDGGEFGFGAEIGISTQKLHARGPMALPELTTTKWVVEGDGQVRA; encoded by the coding sequence ATGACCGACAGCACCTCCGTCGTCCGTGACCTGGCCGAGCGGGCCCGCGTCGCCTCCCGCCGCCTCGCGCTGCTCACCCGCGCGGAGAAGGACGCGGCGCTCCTCGCGCTCGCTGACGCGCTGGACGCGGCCACCGAGGAGGTCGTCGCCGCCAACGGCGAGGACCTGGCACGGGGGCGCGAAGGGGGGATGGCCACCGGTCTCCTCGACCGCCTGACGCTGGACGCCGACCGTGTCGCCTCCGTCGCGCAGGCCCTGCGCGACGTCGCGGCCCTGCCCGACCCGGTGGGGGAGGTCGTGCGCGGCTCGACGCTGGCCAACGGCCTGCAGATCCGCCAGGTCCGCGTGCCGATGGGCGTCGTCGGCATGATCTACGAGGCCCGGCCCAATGTCACGGTCGACGCGGCCGGCCTCGGCCTGAAGTCCGGCAACGCGATGATCCTGCGTGGCGGCTCCGCCGCGGCGAGCACCAACCGCGCGCTGGTCGCCGCCCTTCGCGCCGCCCTGGCCGAGCACGGGCTGCCGCAGGACGCCGTGCAGCTGCTCGAGGGCGACCACGACGCCGTCAAGGCGCTGATGACCGCCCGCGGCCTGGTCGACCTGCTCATCCCGCGCGGGGGAGCGGGCCTGATCCGGGCCGTCGTCACCGAGTCGACCGTGCCCGTGATCGAGACCGGCGTCGGCAACTGCCACGTCTACGTCGACGCCGGCGCCGACCAGGACAAGGCACTGGCGATCACCCTCAACGCCAAGACCCACCGGCCCAGCGTGTGCAACGCCGCCGAGTCGCTCCTCGTGCACGCCGGCATCGCCGGGGACTTCCTGCCCCGCGCGCTCGCCGACCTGGCGGCCGCCGGCGTGACGCTCCACGGCGACGAGCGCACCGTCGAGCTGGCGCCCGAGGGTGTCGAGGTCCTCCCGGCCACCGACGAGGACCACGACTGCGAGTACCTGGCGCTGGAGATGTCGGTCGCGGTCGTCGACGACGTGGACGCGGCGATGGAGCACGTGCGCCGGCACGGCTCGGGCCACACCGAGGCCATCGTCACCGAGGACCGGGCAGCCGCCCGCCGGTGGACCGCCGAGGTCGACGCGGCCGCCGTGCTCGTCAACGCCTCGACGCGCTTCACCGACGGTGGGGAGTTCGGCTTCGGCGCGGAGATCGGCATCTCGACGCAGAAGCTGCACGCCCGCGGCCCGATGGCGCTGCCGGAGCTGACGACGACGAAGTGGGTCGTCGAGGGCGACGGTCAGGTCCGCGCCTGA
- the nadD gene encoding nicotinate-nucleotide adenylyltransferase, whose translation MGVMGGTFDPIHHGHLVAASEVQSLYELDEVVFVPTGKPWQKAHAEVSPAEHRYLMTVVATASNPRFTVSRVDIDREGPTYTIDTLRDLREQRPDDELFFITGADALAQILSWKDIDELWELAHFIGVTRPGYHLSESGLPRHRVTLQEVPAMAISSSDCRARVADGEPVWYLVPDGVVQYISKYELYTDDRE comes from the coding sequence CTGGGCGTGATGGGTGGGACCTTCGACCCCATCCACCACGGCCACCTCGTGGCGGCCAGCGAGGTCCAGTCGCTGTACGAGCTCGACGAGGTCGTCTTCGTGCCCACCGGCAAGCCGTGGCAGAAGGCGCACGCGGAGGTCTCGCCCGCCGAGCACCGCTACCTGATGACGGTGGTCGCCACGGCGTCCAACCCGCGCTTCACCGTCAGTCGGGTCGACATCGATCGTGAGGGGCCGACCTACACGATCGACACCCTGCGAGACCTGCGCGAGCAGCGGCCCGACGACGAGCTGTTCTTCATCACCGGTGCCGACGCCCTCGCGCAGATCCTGTCCTGGAAGGACATCGACGAGCTGTGGGAGCTGGCGCACTTCATCGGCGTCACCCGTCCCGGCTACCACCTCAGCGAGTCCGGACTGCCCCGGCACCGGGTGACCCTGCAGGAGGTGCCGGCCATGGCGATCTCCTCCTCCGACTGCCGTGCGCGCGTCGCCGACGGCGAGCCGGTCTGGTACCTCGTACCGGACGGCGTCGTGCAGTACATCAGCAAGTACGAGCTCTACACCGACGACCGGGAGTGA
- the rsfS gene encoding ribosome silencing factor, producing the protein MVATQEAIDLAKIAAHAAHDKLATSITGLDVSGQMPLTDIFLIVSADNERQVQAIVDAVEDDMREKAQAKPLRREGNGPGRWVLLDFGDVVVHAQHDEERDFYDLERLWRDCPHLDLGVVGSAQEQGGA; encoded by the coding sequence GTGGTAGCCACCCAAGAGGCCATCGACCTCGCCAAGATCGCGGCGCATGCCGCCCATGACAAGCTCGCGACGAGCATCACCGGACTCGACGTGTCCGGGCAGATGCCCCTCACCGACATCTTCCTCATCGTCTCCGCGGACAACGAGCGCCAGGTCCAGGCGATCGTCGACGCCGTCGAGGACGACATGCGGGAGAAGGCGCAGGCCAAGCCGCTGCGCCGCGAGGGCAACGGGCCCGGCCGGTGGGTCCTGCTCGACTTCGGCGACGTCGTCGTGCACGCGCAGCACGACGAGGAGCGCGACTTCTACGACCTCGAGCGCCTGTGGCGCGACTGCCCGCACCTCGACCTCGGCGTCGTCGGCTCGGCGCAGGAGCAGGGCGGAGCGTGA
- a CDS encoding histidine phosphatase family protein, with translation MSEVTRSLAAEATTGAAKGEPRRLVVLRHGQTVSNAQGIWQGQLDHELSELGHEQARAAAAAISSLRPSRVVSSDLSRAHVTAQEVASASGSLDVSLDERWREIHAGGWQGLTADQVYSQYPEDADKLLTGEDFRRGGHGESLADVAARTRAALDELIATMGPGECVVIATHGVTGRCLVAELVGFDQSLAWRALGGFGNCHWAVVEEGSTPATGRSGWRIAQWNASAEGL, from the coding sequence GTGAGCGAGGTGACCCGCTCCCTCGCCGCCGAGGCCACCACCGGTGCGGCGAAGGGGGAGCCCCGTCGCCTCGTCGTGCTCCGGCACGGCCAGACCGTCTCCAACGCCCAGGGGATCTGGCAGGGCCAGCTCGACCACGAGCTGTCCGAGCTGGGCCACGAGCAGGCGCGCGCCGCCGCGGCGGCGATCTCCTCCCTTCGCCCCTCGCGGGTGGTCTCCTCCGACCTCTCCCGCGCCCACGTCACCGCGCAGGAGGTCGCCTCCGCCAGCGGCAGCCTCGACGTCAGCCTCGACGAGCGCTGGCGGGAGATCCACGCCGGCGGCTGGCAGGGGCTGACGGCCGACCAGGTGTACTCGCAGTACCCGGAGGACGCCGACAAGCTGCTCACCGGTGAGGACTTCCGGCGCGGAGGCCACGGCGAGTCCCTCGCCGACGTCGCCGCGCGCACCCGTGCGGCCCTCGACGAGCTCATCGCGACGATGGGCCCGGGGGAGTGCGTCGTCATCGCCACGCACGGCGTCACGGGCCGCTGCCTCGTCGCCGAGCTCGTCGGCTTCGACCAGTCGCTCGCCTGGCGTGCGCTCGGGGGCTTCGGCAACTGCCACTGGGCCGTCGTCGAGGAGGGCAGCACCCCCGCGACCGGCCGCAGCGGCTGGCGCATCGCGCAGTGGAATGCGTCAGCGGAGGGGCTCTGA